Genomic segment of Desulfobacteraceae bacterium:
ACGCGGACGATTCCGGCATCGCCTGCGGCGCCCTGCCAACGGCCGTTTATTTCCCCTTCGGATGCGTCACCAGCGGCCGGGTGTGCTGGATGGCCGGCTTCGGCCGCCCGCTGCGAGAAAAGTTCGTCCCCGCCAAGGTCTGCGCGCGGCCCTGCAGCACGGTCGTACTGAAATTAACAAGCCCCGGGTTTGAACTTCCGGTTTTTCAAAACGGCAATACGGTTTTTTACCGATACGACAACACCAGGCTCTCCCGGCTGTTCGCCCAAGCCCGCTCGCAAGGCCTGCGGCTGGTCTACCAGGGGGAGGCCATGGGGATCCCATGAAGATCAATGCGCCGGTCAGCTCCCTTGGCGAGGTTGAAATGCTGCTGCATTTCGGGGCCGATGAGCTGTACTGCGGGGTCACGCCTCCCGAGTGGGAAATGCGCTACGGGGACCAGTGGTGGGTCAACCGCCGCAGCCCCGCGCAGGCCAACCTGACGGCATGGGAGGATCTGCTGCAGATCGTGGAGGCGGCCCACCGCGCCGGGGTGAAAGTCAGCACCACCCTCAACGCTGCCTTCTATCCCCGTGCCGGTCTGCCATTTCTGATGGAGCTGGCCCAAAAACTGGTCTCCGAGGCCCATGTCGACGCCCTGATCGTCAGCGATTTCAACCTGCTGCAAAAGCTCGGTCGCAGCCAGCTGCCGGTGAAGCTCCATCTGAGCAGCCTGGGAAGCTGCTTCAATTCCCGCACCGCCGAGTTTTACCGCGCCATGGGGGTCGACCGGATCATCCTGCCGCGCCAGCTCACCCTTTCCGAAATTCAGCGCCTGGTATCCGGGACGGCTGGGTCCATGGAATTCGAGGTCTTCGCCGTCAACGACGGCTGCTACTTCGAGGAGGGCTTCTGCCAGACTTCCCATGCGCTGGGGCCTTTCTGCCACAGCTCGTGGACGCCGGAGTTCTACGGTCCACCGGCCGGCGGCGGGGCCGGCGGCACGGACCTGGCCGGGGAAATGATGGCCCTGCGGCGCTACCTGTGGTTCCAGAACAACTGCGGCTGTTCCTGGCAGGAGGACGGGCTGCCCAACGGCCCATGCAGCCTCTGCTGGTTCGGTCATTTCCGGGACTGGGGGATCGAGGCGGTTAAAATCGTCGGCCGCGAGGCCTCGTTCGTGCGCAAGATGCGGAGCCTGCAGCTGGTCAAGGCCATCTTGGACGAGGTCGAGAGCGGGGCGGAACCGGAGGCGGTTGCGGCGCTGGCACGCGCCCTGCGAAAGACCCCCGAGCTCTGCGACAGCGGATACATGTGCTATTTCCGGGAAGATTGACGGTCTGGCCTGCCCCAAGACCTTCCAGCAACAAACCCGAATCCGGTTCAGGGCGGCGCATCCAAATGGACATCCCCATCACCCGTCACCTCAGCTACCTGGGAGGTTACCTCCGGCCGTTCAAGCGGATTCTGGTCTTTTCCTTCTGCCTGAGCATCCTCAGCACATTGCTGGGCATGATCCAACCCTTTTTCGCCAAACTATTGATCGACCGCATCCTGGTGGGCGGCAACGCGGGCCTGCTGGCGCCGCTGCTGATTTGTCTGGTGGGCCTGCTGATGGTGGGGTTTGCCGTCCGGGTGGGCAACAACTACATCTACACCCGTTATTCCGCCCGCCTGCTGTTCCGGATGCGCGAAGACCTCTTCGCCCATCTGCACCGGGTGCCGCTGCAGTTTTTCAGCCGCTCGCGGATCGGCGACATCTATTCGCGCATCGCCCAGGACATGGCCGAGGTCCAGGGGCTGGTGACCGACACCGTGCCCAATTACCTCTTCAACTTCCTCACCTGCCTGATCACCGCCGCGGTCCTGCTGTGGCTCAACTGGAAAATGGCGCTGATGAGCTTCGCCTGCCTGCCGCTTTCCCTCTTTATCATTCAGCGTCTGCGGCCCCGACTGGTGGCCCTGACCCGGGAAGTGACCGAGAGCAATGCCGACATTTCCCATTTTCTGCTGGAGTCTCTCGGTAGCCAGGGCCT
This window contains:
- a CDS encoding U32 family peptidase; translation: MKINAPVSSLGEVEMLLHFGADELYCGVTPPEWEMRYGDQWWVNRRSPAQANLTAWEDLLQIVEAAHRAGVKVSTTLNAAFYPRAGLPFLMELAQKLVSEAHVDALIVSDFNLLQKLGRSQLPVKLHLSSLGSCFNSRTAEFYRAMGVDRIILPRQLTLSEIQRLVSGTAGSMEFEVFAVNDGCYFEEGFCQTSHALGPFCHSSWTPEFYGPPAGGGAGGTDLAGEMMALRRYLWFQNNCGCSWQEDGLPNGPCSLCWFGHFRDWGIEAVKIVGREASFVRKMRSLQLVKAILDEVESGAEPEAVAALARALRKTPELCDSGYMCYFRED